One genomic region from Cryptococcus deuterogattii R265 chromosome 7, complete sequence encodes:
- a CDS encoding serine/threonine protein kinase, translating to MDRRRLVIGQGRHGAVIAQPVPSVATIWDNRSKPGTADADHWIATDLGGLEGWQAVKIVSAPPNGRLKSILPHDVRKEVEILRRLDHSNIVKLLEYHYDTDLLEHRLHFPLFACILADLFKDPSFPFEPPAVPPSCLSSPNVTTGLSYQLLTALSYLAFNDVAHRDINPSNILIDFRGNLKLVDFGTAWSRSSNVKLNSRGGSVARHGRSANRKEQAQSNDEGDRARTSCNVGTGAYRAPELLFSPVRYDPCAVDSWAAGCVIAQMFRPFGQSYPQGFDGSTSDSDSDIGSGSEKEKEVSSDDNEDPDPLDEPWHRIRKSDGDGSRTGYRTGTTTEGDNREMGERQPMFDVSFGTLGLAASIFKIRGIPTPDTWPAFSQLPDAGKIEFPLSQPTPLTSLLIVPHLQEGLDELRAAASEVIEGLLTLDPSRRFTAKKALKSRWFEGVDNVIVEGVCRPWVDVGKKSLDRKSQSVW from the exons ATGGACAGAAGGCGCCTGGTCATCGGGCAAG GCAGGCATGGAGCCGTGATAGCGCAACCAGTGCCGTCGGTTGCCACAATCTGGGATAATAGGAGTAAACCAGGCACTGCGGACGCCGATCATTGGATAGCAACGGATCTGGGAGGCCTTGAGGGATGGCAAGCCGTCAAGATTGTTTCTGCTCCCCCAAATGGGAGATTAAAAAGTATTCTGCCCCATGACGTACGAAAAGAGGTTGAAATTCTCAGAAGATTGGATCACTCAAAT ATCGTCAAGCTTTTAGAGTACCATTACGATACCGACCTCCTCGAACACCGCCTTCATTTTCCACTATTCGCCTGTATCCTGGCGGATCTATTCAAAGATCCTTCATTCCCCTTCGAACCACCTGCTGTTCCACCTTCCTGTCTGTCGTCTCCCAATGTTACTACAGGTTTATCATATCAGCTGCTCACGGCCCTCAGTTATCTGGCATTCAATGACGTTGCGCATCGCGACATTAACCCGTCAAATATCCTGATTGACTTTCGTGGGAACCTTAAGCTTGTCGATTTCGGTACTGCCTGGTCGCGCTCATCGAATGTAAAGTTGAACAGCCGAGGCGGATCTGTCGCGCGGCATGGTCGTTCGGCAAATAGGAAAGAACAGGCCCAGAGCAACGATGAAGGCGATAGGGCTCGGACGTCGTGTAATGTCGGAACGGGTGCCTACCGAGCACCCGAACTTTTGTTTTCACCGGTCAGGTACGACCCATGCGCTGTAGACTCTTGGGCAGCGGGATGTGTGATTGCTCAAATGTTCAGGCCATTTGGGCAATCTTACCCTCAGGGATTTGATGGTAGCACTAGTGACAGTGATAGCGACATTGGAAGCGGTagcgaaaaagaaaaagaagtttCAAGCGACGATAACGAGGACCCAGATCCGCTTGATGAGCCCTGGCATCGCATACGAAAGAGCGATGGCGATGGAAGCCGCACTGGTTATCGCACTGGCACTACAACAGAGGGTGATAATCGGGAAATGGGTGAAAGACAGCCAATGTTCGACGTCAGTTTCGGTACGTTAGGCCTGGCGGCTAGTATCTTCAAGATCAGGGGGATTCCCACCCCTGACACTTGGCCT GCTTTTAGCCAGCTCCCAGACGCAGGCAAAATTGAATTCCCGCTCTCCCAACCAACCCCTTTGACTTCCCTCCTTATTGTCCCCCATCTTCAAGAAGGACTCGATGAATTGAGGGCAGCAGCAAGTGAAGTGATTGAGGGTCTCTTGACGCTTGACCCCAGTCGGAGGTTTACCGCCAAGAAAGCTCTAAAGTCGAGATGGTTTGAAGGGGTGGATAATGTAATTGTTGAAGGAGTATGTCGGCCATGGGTGGATgtagggaagaagagtctgGACCGCAAGAGTCAGAGTGTTTGGTGA
- a CDS encoding ubiquitin-protein ligase (genome sequence mistake) — MSNDEAKGFSELYQFSIETDKFASFVKSLENYLCNRVSTLISDPANDPHMIDEILKLKRFAEKAVSNLFSEEDAKPLLANDDVQMISVEEKEEREKEMETVREKKQNVRMRMFELEEAVRTGFKTGMGSRQNAPAEWIAKHLDAAMRKGQGSGTEEQFNNHLDEIVALIGFTKDKDVFKAFYSSQLAKRLLLNKSASNDQEENMVAKLQKELGEEFTSGDVMMKDLQLSETLVRSYQLAQSRDPAQYGETSNFTANVLTESAWPAYPLLKDGWNFHLTPSLQSSIDAFTSWYTTQHKNRVLSWRFQLATVTLTARFPSGRYEVGVSLFQAVVLLLFNEVGSLTFAEIKERTGIEKNELIRTLQSLALGRKGTRVLLKKPAGKEVNPTDIFVWNKGFTSERIKFKVNQIQQDMSAEESRKTNEQVTLDRVSVLEATIVRIMKARKKVTLQLLIDGVVSDVSKRFPPDVKEIKKRVESLIEREFMARDEEDRSILHYVA; from the exons atGAGCAACGACGAAGCAAAAGGGTTCTCAGAGTTGTACCAGTTTTCCATTGAAACTGATAAATTCGCCTCTTTCGTCAAATCTCTCGAAAATTATCTCTGCAACAGAGTTTCCACACTCATTTCCGACCCAGCCAACGACCCACATATGATAGACGAAATCCTCAAACTTAAACGTTTCGCCGAAAAGGCTGTatccaacctcttctccgaaGAAGACGCCAAGCCTCTTCTAGCGAATGATGATGTGCAAATGATTTCCgttgaggagaaagaggagagagaaaaagagatggaaactgtaagggaaaagaaacagaacgtgagaatgagaatgTTTGAACTCGAAGAAGCCGTCAGGACGGGTTTCAAGACAGGGATGGGTAGTAGACAAAATGCCCCTGCCGAGTGGATTGCCAAGCATCTCGATGCTGCCATGCGTAAAGGTCAGGGATCAGGTACTGAAGAACAGTTTAACAACCATTTGGATGAGATTGTCGCTTTGATCGGATTTaccaaagacaaagatgtGTTCAAGGCATTTTATTCGAGTCAGTTGGCGAAGAGGTTGTTGTTAAATAAAAGTGCGAGTAATGATCAGGAAGAAAACATGGTGGCAAAACTCCAAAAGG AGCTAGGAGAAGAGTTCACGTCGGGAGAcgtgatgatgaaggaccTTCAACTTTCAGAAAC GCTCGTACGATCATACCAATTGGCACAGTCCAGAGATCCAGCACAGTATGGCGAGACATCTAACTTTACCGCCAACGTACTTACGGAGTCCGCTTGGCCTGC CTACCCACTCCTCAAAGATGGCTGGAACTTCCACCTTACGCCATCCCTTCAATCTTCAATCGACGCTTTCACCTCCTGGTACACCACTCAACACAAGAATCGTGTCCTCTCATGGCGATTCCAGCTCGCAACAGTTACGCTTACCGCTCGATTCCCCAGTGGACGGTACGAAGTTGGAGTCAGTCTATTTCAGGCGGTCGTGCTCCTTTTGTTTAATGAGGTTGGAAGCTTGACATTTGCGGAGATTAAGGAGAGGACGGGTATCG agaagaatgaattAATCAGAACGCTTCAGTCGCTGGCTCTAGGTAGGAAGGGCACCCGAGTCCTTCTTAAGAAACCCGCCGGTAAGGAAGTCAACCCGACAGATATCTTTGTTTGGAACAAGGGCTTCACGAGCGAACGCATCAAATTCAAGGTCAACCAAATCCAACAGGATATGTCT GCCGAAGAATCTCGGAAGACAAACGAACAAGTCACTCTTGACCGAGTATCCGTCCTCGAAGCTACCATTGTCCGAATCATGAAAGCCCGCAAAAAGGTTACCCTCCAGCTATTGATCGATGGGGTCGTCAGCGATGTCTCCAAGAGGTTCCCGCCGGATGTGAAGGAGATTAAGAAGAGAGTGGAAAGTCTGATTGAACGAGAA TTCATGGCCcgagacgaggaagatcGATCTATTCTTCACTATGTTGCTTAA